A region from the Leishmania panamensis strain MHOM/PA/94/PSC-1 chromosome 20 sequence genome encodes:
- a CDS encoding protein phosphatase 2C-like protein (TriTrypDB/GeneDB-style sysID: LpmP.20.2220), with translation MSLRPVHQAVSIELAIDMIHDSRSPHHKSRLSDSSSCFPPGYLNRDSFDLNSLTDHRLTDYSICGPVESYPHYLLPRELRTPAQHFTQEIPHNSSHSSLCSAFFSSVSDMQHQSVREVGVASDQGIRSSMEDEHVAVVEPEVCFFGIYDGHGGRQCAEYVRSRLHEITLTHESLKTAPQKAISDAFAQVEREFLEQNTSNISSAGCVCAAAVVQGSVLTVGNVGDCEVVLARGGKPVLLTVKHNPSCNDAEATRVKNAGGCIFNCRVGHPRLNPRMCSLAVSRAVGDAGFKLEEYTNGKPSGIIAVADTSEVLLAKEDAFLILACDGLWDTMSYAEAVDLATAYAASGADANGVADQLVREALRRGTRDNVTAIFVRLGWSAHAGLDEDEKEVQHS, from the coding sequence ATGAGTCTCCGACCCGTCCATCAAGCTGTTTCCATTGAACTGGCAATCGACATGATTCATGACAGTCGATCACCGCACCACAAGTCGCGCTTATCGGACAGCTCAAGCTGCTTTCCGCCCGGTTATCTTAACCGTGATAGCTTTGACCTGAACTCTCTGACGGATCACAGGCTCACCGACTACTCTATATGTGGTCCGGTGGAGTCCTATCCCCACTACCTCCTTCCCCGAGAGCTGCGAACTCCGGCACAGCATTTCACGCAGGAGATTCCGCACAATTCCTCCCATTCATCACTCTGCAgtgccttcttttcttccgtGAGTGATATGCAGCATCAATCGGTGAGGGAGGTCGGCGTGGCAAGCGATCAAGGGATCCGTTCGAGCATGGAGGACGAGCACGTGGCTGTGGTGGAGCCGGAAGTTTGTTTCTTTGGCATCTATGACGGGCACGGGGGTCGCCAGTGCGCTGAGTACGTCCGCTCCCGGCTGCATGAAATCACACTGACCCACGAGAGCCTTAAGACAGCTCCACAAAAGGCGATCAGCGACGCGTTTGCACAGGTGGAGCGCGAGTTTTTGGAGCAGAATACGAGCAACATAAGCTCTGCtggatgtgtgtgcgctgctgctgtcgtccaGGGCTCGGTGCTAACGGTTGGTAACGTTGGCGACTGTGAAGTGGTCCTCGCGCGCGGGGGAAAACCAGTACTGTTGACAGTGAAGCACAACCCCAGCTGCAACGATGCTGAGGCAACGCGGGTCAAGAATGCTGGCGGGTGCATTTTCAACTGCAGGGTGGGCCATCCACGTCTCAACCCGCGCATGTGCAGCCTTGCCGTCTCGCGAGCAGTGGGAGATGCTGGGTTCAAGCTTGAGGAATACACGAACGGCAAGCCATCAGGTatcatcgctgtcgccgaCACTTCTGAAGTGCTGTTGGCAAAGGAGGATGCGTTTTTGATTCTGGCGTGTGACGGCTTGTGGGACACGATGTCTTACGCCGAGGCGGTCGATCTGGCCACCGCGTACGCGGCGAGTGGTGCCGACGCCAACGGCGTCGCCGACCAACTTGTaagagaggcgctgcggcggggcACGCGCGATAATGTCACAGCCATTTTTGTGCGGTTAGGCTGGTCAGCGCATGCTGGACTTGATGAGGACGAAAAAGAAGTCCAGCATAGCTGA
- a CDS encoding protein phosphatase 2C-like protein (TriTrypDB/GeneDB-style sysID: LpmP.20.2230) yields the protein MPAEKKNDATATRKPDSPHSPKSPASSSATTAFATPKKKSIMRPKQKPTTVLVSKNNSTNSSTSLGKHQHFLSPLPTSSPTRPRDSAKGGLLPRVSPSSTGSADAPTPKPGCAGGDGKDHQVNHVAVPFSMSVEPSSRQNSATLNPICRHNSMRKTAFVVVDYGATAEQGTRKTMEDQHTMLFEGIPFFGVYDGHGGTQCAEYLRDQLHGLILGHPEVKTNPEKAIIDGIVEADRAFLARSEAETNESGSVCAVALIIDDKLVVGNVGDAEVVLSHNAKPVVLTVRHSISSNPSEEERIRSVGGKVCHNRVGHPNYNPAVVSLAVTRAIGDAGFKLPKYTDGKPSGVIAVPETSVTRLTDDDEFLVIGCDGLWDVMTYAEVVDFCYHRFEEGVPAQCIAEELAQAALMKGSTDNVTAMLVHLTRREGPLSTREFVPEAAVSTSTRNLSEEP from the coding sequence ATGccggcagagaagaagaacgaCGCGACAGCGACGCGGAAACCCGACTCGCCGCACTCCCCGAAGAGCCcagcctcctccagcgcgaCAACAGCCTTCGCCACGCCGAAGAAGAAGTCCATCATGCGACCAAAACAGAAACCGACGACAGTTCTCGTGAGCAAGAACAACTCTACGAATAGTAGTACATCCTTAGGCAAACACCAACATTTTCTTTCGCCATTACCAACGAGCTCGCCAACGAGGCCGCGCGACTCAGCAAAGGGTGGCCTGCTCCCGCGAGTGTCACCCTCTTCCACAGGGAGCGCTGATGCACCTACACCGAAGCCAggctgcgccggcggtgaCGGCAAGGACCATCAGGTTAACCATGTAGCCGTTCCGTTCAGCATGAGCGTAGAGCCGTCGTCGCGGCAGAACTCGGCGACGCTGAACCCCATTTGCCGTCACAACAGCATGCGAAAAACCGCTTTCGTTGTTGTGGACTACGGTGCAACCGCCGAGCAGGGCACCCGCAAGACAATGGAGGATCAGCACACAATGCTATTCGAGGGAATTCCGTTTTTCGGCGTCTACGACGGTCACGGCGGCACCCAATGTGCCGAGTACCTCCGCGACCAGCTGCACGGACTCATTCTCGGCCACCCGGAGGTGAAAACTAATCCTGAGAAGGCCATCATCGATGGCATTGTAGAGGCTGATCGCGCCTTTCTCGCACGCTCTGAGGCGGAGACGAACGAGTCTGGAAGCGTCTGCGCCGTTGCTTTGATTATAGATGACAAGCTTGTAGTAGGAAACGTGGGCGACGCGGAAGTTGTGCTGTCGCACAACGCAAAGCCTGTAGTTCTCACAGTGCGACACAGCATCTCCAGTAACccgagcgaggaggagcggatTCGATCTGTAGGAGGAAAAGTGTGCCACAATCGTGTCGGACACCCAAACTACAACCCTGCGGTGGTCAGCCTTGCCGTGACGCGCGCTATTGGAGACGCAGGCTTCAAGCTTCCTAAGTACACGGATGGCAAGCCCTCTGGCGTGATCGCTGTCCCAGAGACGTCGGTTACGCGACTGACAGATGATGATGAGTTCCTCGTGATTGGCTGCGACGGACTCTGGGATGTCATGACGTacgcggaggtggtggattTTTGCTACCACCGATTTGAGGAAGGTGTACCGGCGCAGTGCATCGCCGAGGAGTTAGCTCAGGCGGCGCTCATGAAAGGGAGCACTGATAATGTTACCGCCATGTTGGTACACTTGACGCGCCGGGAAGGGCCTCTCAGCACACGCGAATTTGTACCAGAGGCGGCTGTGTCGACCTCAACGCGCAATCTCTCCGAGGAGCCGTAG
- a CDS encoding hypothetical protein (TriTrypDB/GeneDB-style sysID: LpmP.20.2240) produces the protein MEKGIEEILDACSRLLMEMKSGTRERAMVSTVSKALKRHAQQTSQQQHQLSTQSTPSKSVGATLVVPSTSTSSHNASVPQLSAANTSPTGGERMAAPEVVGEANTETPDAAPSVAAVTSTPSSSPVSLPASTTACSPLQQFLCNDEELSKLAYACRMAIVGENGGIARNSVRILTAALELAAVVLTSGILPSELVAPAPTFTVPVLTASGTKMFFSKLLGGKKRTSSPSGAGAPNAASTDGISTLTDTLGPSENMRDYLVDAVLAAVDTVQSKESSDRLYFVMIVALKAAAAPRLSRKESTDTQPSALQPLQLSVHGCRLVSVFRVLLGVCSRPAGVSPILIDEAQKALHTITRALSNYVEQGVADGSDRGCACGCLKEQATPSHSAMNSSAGTPLMPLPTAVILTSAGKSTTPSFDDPLLQCTETDDGAPPEKACEAATQKTSLATSSTITAATEPLVVPCVCRRAETPTAATPTTSSPPRRLRGVMDMLLLLELCGHIVRLTPLSGISSILSGSGGGLEAGVVAASASEYRRDAPSNGSGGGSGSAAPQAPSKTPGNATEEGASIKGYSAALLNEHTLVTALSFLLYSIVNGGPQFRKSADIVQLLRQAVVPAAIRTSISADLDIFRLSINVLSSCCLRFGPQMVSETSTVFRHVYFRVLDSCFTSLEHKLLVLEAFGSYIEEPQLLLGLFLNYDCKTHSQSFFEMMIHYLGALAMPPAQQVRNTNLVSELKRVLTVRLEYDVPEPLRRKALVSLLQVSDSNIQWIERFECDQEEDGHTGTLSNKGVSWHGSTTDAEPDVLASTSPLMRKLSEDGLRCVRNQAQLPCVDIMGLSMSGGGANGGLTATTNVDAFLHARRYRDAFKKFLEMFNQKAAPDAAIEYFENSVLILECADEAVSASSGPPVAAGREFPLDNRAGVATVSTTATATTDESASGRLCNANTETQSGVDAVLGGAEQVLGDGDVEAAAESPTPVARAATPTGTITTDVDDAMLLSARQVATFLRGNEDYLDKMVLGDYFAKCFRNPFSRVVFEEWIRLHDFTGKTLDEALRLFLGGFKLLGEAQVVDKTMELFAAQYCHQNPGIFASADTAFILSFSICMLNTDAHSPHIKNKMTKEGFLQNNRGIDEGNDIDPSILDEIYDRISREEIVLRPSAKCCTQPSVHASAAAAAGGCEGRRGSKLTTNLLDSIPLLRHLSPIAAAITDKVLLPMDAAGNALFNSARRKREDMYQQELRATLKEVMDALQEASTHDAAHHAMFVTATSIENALPMWEVSVDVVCHIVVLALQQLLEDSEKYVRPQALSPPSAGNERETGAEYEAVAAYMEDTQSTGYFSTILLGLHNTVRVCCAFGNVSHTEKLLEHMFELTRLTSAIILTAAPSSRVKVKSTIPLTRLQVLSTFLNLFVQCGSSFNARGWQMAYKAMSLVDALANGIEGMWQRQTRRLLGTTSVARETGVVLSKPPNSAIKPAVSLASAAVDTDSNNPSRSSPVATALEQRQYVDLWFGALDDVPASVVDRSSCENRKAILLALRSVPTCHVDLWLDRLFDATQYPPRVQLEMTNGLVKVCEMELQHTRTFSLTKLFDFVSICASFLSRLQWRDLWAHASEVFTLAGCRSNSDIALSSLDGLRLVALTFLMREELLNYSFQKEVLKPFESILMSNQNVACRQKVMMILSEVIDFRAEHLASGWNVVFSCLSHAAAIPEVAPSAWSICEGVILRHISFVKDCFSDLIFCLTTFACSGVEESMPLRAISYLVACGHWLQYGLEAPPLEVRTADAITRWATRFLTPEQELAGLHTVSKQLSRVTLAAEPLTQDSLLQKPITFTSKTKYHLWMSLFEGMMPIVVVHSSVRVRAHALSSIWTLLAQYAGLFDAEVLSSLFSGMVRPMLTTLLTHVPGDMDGMSTPMSIGTKYDCFDYRLLIYFALKGMLLACKDHAQLLELACKVLTELVVSTKITLRMLRSGYVDEVLRVFCDFVWAAPSLATMDALDGLSSTSGASSFTDAVNYTERLYQWIPAESRHSNPFVVSLVREIQQVGLVDVIHFERTADWVELHQTPAACNTPVHVSLSRLSATSVQSASAALLQIRSTIFDCLTQGLLGKLQGLLSACEADHNVCLEVSGAMRHVLLGVSFYFLVTRDARAVGFLKSVMATSHELAVVNSHGVASHTESAVLATAAGDASVGDGAPQSRCSFPDIAAISPAYITTFANPVPEMLLLIPYACLLIEFIAAFDLGEADMSVVRNDLWVYVGRYLDELKRSRLTCIELQSAAQAGVRAELEVTGATTTPSTPAKEAVKEYKSCHFSDVFRSARYPIAARTHYLTAQSDPPIRQRVFSEWCYLLHIYALKCIAILGAGSVLLQTCPTRDLINIFRVIPSALEEAVGSVYFNSCWEEMNLHCSMPPESCVELCARILESRM, from the coding sequence ATGGAGAAGGGTATTGAAGAGATACTGGACGCGTGTTCGCGTCTTCTGATGGAAATGAAAAGTGGtacgagggagagagcaatgGTGTCTACGGTGAGCAAGGCGCTGAAGCGCCACGCACAGCAGActtctcagcagcagcaccagctctCGACACAGTCGACGCCGTCCAAGTCTGTGGGCGCGACCCTAGTAGTCCCCTCCACTTCCACTTCATCCCATAATGCGTCGGTGCCGCAGTTGTCTGCTGCAAATACGTCTCCCACAGGTGGTGAGCGGATGGCGGCTCCCGAGGTGGTTGGTGAGGCAAATACGGAGACCCCCGATGCAGCACCATCCGTTGCAGCGGTGACATCTACCCCTTCCAGCTCCCCGGTTTCTCTACCTGcatccaccaccgcctgcagTCCGCTCCAGCAGTTCTTATGCAACGACGAGGAGCTCAGCAAACTGGCGTACGCCTGCCGTATGGCAATCGTTGGCGAAAATGGAGGCATTGCACGCAACTCGGTGCGAATactgacggcagcgctggagtTGGCGGCTGTCGTCCTGACAAGTGGAATTCTGCCGTCGGAGTTGGTGGCGCCAGCTCCCACGTTTACAGTACCGGTGTTGACCGCAAGCGGTACAAAGATGTTTTTTTCAAAGCTGCTGGGCGGAAAGAAGCGTACTTCGTCGCcaagcggcgctggcgcgccgAACGCGGCATCTACCGACGGTATATCAACGCTTACCGACACTCTGGGGCCGAGTGAGAACATGCGTGACTACCTTGTAGACGCGGTcttggcggcggtggatACGGTGCAGTCCAAGGAGTCGAGCGACCGACTGTACTTCGTGATGATTGTCGCGCTCAAGGcggccgctgcacctcgcctCAGTCGAAAGGAGAGCACCGACACTCAGCCTTCTGCATTGCAGCCGCTACAGCTGTCCGTGCACGGCTGTCGCCTAGTAAGCGTGTTCCGCGTTCTACTTGGGGTCTGCTCCCGACCAGCAGGGGTGTCGCCCATTCTTATTGACGAGGCacagaaggcgctgcacacGATAACGCGCGCCTTGTCCAATTATGTCGAGCAGGGAGTtgctgacggcagcgacaggggctgtgcgtgtggctgctTGAAGGAACAAGCCACCCCATCGCACTCTGCGATGAACTCGTCAGCCGGCACACCGCTCATGCCTTTGCCGACTGCGGTGATCTTGACCTCGGCAGGCAAGTCTACGACTCCATCCTTCGACGACCCACTTCTACAGTGCACAGAGACTGATGATGGAGCACCACCGGAAAAGGCATGTGAAGCGGCGACACAAAAAACATCTTTAGCCACATCCTCCACTATCACTGCTGCTACGGAGCCACTTGTGGttccgtgtgtgtgtcggagAGCGGAAACGCCGACTGCTGCCACGCCGACGacgtcgtcaccgccgcgacgACTCCGTGGGGTGATGGACatgcttctgctgctcgagTTATGCGGTCACATCGTTCGCCTGACACCGCTCTCCGGAATTTCGTCTATATTGtccggcagtggcggcggacTCGAGGCGGGCGTTGTAGCGGCATCGGCGAGCGAGTATCGTCGGGACGCTCCGTCCAACGGCtccggcggtggcagtggcagtgcagcgccaCAGGCTCCGAGCAAAACCCCTGGCAACGCCACAGAAGAGGGTGCCTCAATTAAGGGCTATTCTGCGGCGTTGCTGAATGAGCACACGCTGGTGACGGCGCTGAGTTTTCTCTTGTACAGTATCGTGAACGGCGGTCCGCAGTTCCGCAAAAGTGCAGATatcgtgcagctgctgcgccaggcTGTCGTGCCTGCCGCGATTCGAACGTCAATCTCGGCAGACCTTGACATATTTCGGCTTTCCATCAATGTGCTCTCAAGCTGCTGCCTGCGCTTTGGTCCTCAGATGGTGAGTGAGACGAGCACGGTGTTCCGTCACGTATACTTCCGTGTGCTAGACTCTTGTTTCACCTCCTTGGAGCACAAGCTACTCGTGCTGGAAGCCTTTGGGTCGTACATCGAGGAGCCACAGCTCCTACTCGGGCTCTTCCTGAACTACGACTGCAAAACACACTCGCAAAGCTTCTTTGAGATGATGATCCACTACCTCGGCGCGCTTGCCATGCCTccggcgcagcaggtgcgcaACACCAACCTCGTCTCTGAATTGAAGAGGGTTCTGACGGTGCGACTGGAGTACGACGTACCAGAGCCACTGCGCCGCAAGGCACTTGTGAGCTTGTTGCAGGTCTCCGACTCCAACATTCAGTGGATCGAGCGCTTTGAGTGTGATCAGGAGGAGGACGGTCACACCGGTACGCTCAGCAATAAGGGTGTGTCTTGGCACGGCTCGACGACAGATGCGGAACCCGACGTACTTGCCAGCACGTCGCCGCTCATGCGCAAGTTGAGCGAGGACGGACTGCGGTGCGTTAGGAACCAGGCCCAGCTGCCCTGCGTTGATATTATGGGCTTATCGatgagtggcggtggcgccaacGGTGGCCTCACCGCGACCACGAACGTCGACGCCTTCTTGCATGCGCGACGGTACAGGGATGCTTTCAAGAAATTTCTCGAGATGTTCAATCAGAAGGCGGCCCCAGATGCGGCCATTGAGTACTTTGAAAACTCTGTGCTGATTCTCGAGTGCGCTGATGAGGCGGTTAGTGCATCGTCGGGGCCACCGGTGGCTGCAGGAAGGGAATTTCCGCTGGACAACAGAGCGGGGGTTGCCACTGTCTCAACCACAGCTACTGCTACTACCGACGAAAGCGCCTCAGGTAGGCTTTGCAATGCCAACACAGAGACACAATCCGGTGTCGATGCGGTGTTAGGAGGGGCGGAGCAGGTTTTAGGCGATGGCGACGTTGAAGCTGCCGCAGagtcccccacccctgtgGCCAGGGCAGCGACGCCTACTGGAACCATTACGACTGACGTGGACGACGCTATGCTGCTCTCTGCTAGGCAGGTGGCAACATTTCTGCGAGGCAACGAGGACTACCTTGACAAGATGGTGCTGGGAGACTACTTTGCCAAGTGCTTTCGAAATCCGTTCTCTCGTGTCGTATTCGAGGAGTGGATTAGGCTACACGACTTTACCGGCAAGACGCTGGACGAGGCACTGCGTCTCTTCCTCGGCGGCTTCAAGCTTTTGGGCGAGGCACAGGTTGTGGACAAAACCATGGAGCTCTTCGCGGCGCAGTACTGCCACCAAAACCCCGGCATTTTCGCTTCTGCAGATACCGCCTTCATTTTATCCTTCTCCATCTGCATGCTTAACACTGACGCCCACAGCCCGCACATCAAGAACAAGATGACGAAGGAGGGCTTCCTGCAGAATAACAGAGGCATCGACGAGGGCAACGACATTGACCCGTCCATACTCGATGAAATCTATGACCGCATCAGCAGGGAAGAGATCGTGCTGCGGCCGTCGGCAAAGTGCTGCACTCAGCCGTCGGTGCACGcgtcagctgcagccgcggcgggCGGATGTGAAGGCAGACGTGGTAGCAAACTGACGACAAACCTACTGGACTCTATTcccctgctgcgccacctctcgccgatcgctgccgccatcacGGACAAGGTCTTGCTACCAATGGATGCCGCCGGCAACGCGCTGTTCAACTCAGCCCGGCGCAAGCGAGAGGATATGTACCAGCAGGAGTTACGGGCGACGTTGAAGGAGGTGATGGACGCACTACAAGAAGCCTCCACCCACGACGCGGCGCACCATGCCATGTTTGTGACGGCGACGAGCATCGAAAATGCCCTTCCGATGTGGGAGGTGTCGGTCGATGTGGTGTGTCACATTGTTGTGCTAGCActacagcagctgctggaggactCGGAGAAATACGTGCGACCGCAGGCcttgtcgccgccgtcagctgGAAATGAGCGGGAGACAGGGGCGGAGTACGAGGCGGTGGCCGCATACATGGAGGATACACAGAGCACTGGCTATTTCAGCACTATCCTCCTCGGCTTGCACAATACTGTCCGCGTCTGCTGCGCGTTCGGCAACGTTtcccacacagagaagctgctggagcacatGTTCGAGCTGACGCGCCTGACCTCCGCCATTATCCTCACGGCAGCGCCTAGTTCACGCGTGAAAGTGAAGTCGACAATCCCTCTCACGCGCTTACAGGTGCTCTCCACATTTTTAAACCTGTTCGTGCAGTGTGGTTCTTCCTTCAACGCGCGTGGGTGGCAGATGGCGTATAAAGCGATGTCACTCGTGGATGCCTTGGCGAACGGCATCGAGGGCATGTGGCAGCGCCAGACGCGTCGACTGCTGGGCACGACCTCAGTGGCTAGAGAAACTGGCGTGGTGCTTTCAAAGCCACCAAATTCCGCGATAAAGCCTGCTGTGTCTTTGGCGTCCGCTGCGGTCGACACGGACAGCAATAACCCAAGCAGGAGCTCCCCTGTAGCGACCGCCttggagcagcggcagtacgTGGATCTCTGGTTTGGTGCGCTTGACGATGTACCTGCCAGCGTTGTCGACCGCAGCTCTTGCGAGAATCGAAAAGCTATACTTTTGGCGCTTCGCTCCGTTCCCACGTGCCACGTCGATCTGTGGCTTGATCGCCTCTTCGACGCTACGCAGTACCCACCGCGAGTGCAGCTGGAGATGACGAACGGTTTGGTGAAGGTATGCGAGATGGAACTACAGCATACTCGCACATTCTCGCTAACTAAGTTGTTCGACTTTGTCAGCAtttgcgcctctttcttgagccggctgcagtggcgcgaTTTGTGGGCGCACGCAAGTGAGGTGTTTACGCTAGCAGGATGCCGCAGTAACAGCGATATTGCCCTGTCCTCCTTGGACGGTCTGCGGCTCGTCGCGCTGACTTTCCTCATGCGTGAGGAGCTACTCAACTACTCCTTCCAGAAGGAGGTCCTGAAGCCGTTTGAATCAATTCTCATGTCAAACCAAAACGTCGCCTGCCGGCAGAAGGTGATGATGATTCTCTCCGAGGTAATCGACTTCCGCGCCGAGCACTTGGCAAGCGGCTGGAACGTCGTCTTTTCGTGCCTCAGCCACGCCGCGGCCATTCCAGAGGTGGCGCCGTCCGCCTGGTCTATCTGCGAGGGCGTGATACTGCGGCACATTAGCTTTGTGAAGGACTGCTTTAGCGACTTGATCTTTTGCTTGACGACATTTGCCTGCTCCggcgtggaggagagcaTGCCACTGCGCGCCATTTCGTACCTTGTCGCATGTGGCCACTGGCTGCAATACGGGCTCGAGGCTCCGCCCCTAGAGGTACGAACGGCTGACGCCATCACGCGGTGGGCCACGCGCTTTCTCACCCCGGAACAGGAGCTGGCAGGGTTACACACGGTGAGCAAGCAGCTATCGCGGGTTACGCTCGCCGCGGAGCCCCTGACACAGGATTCACTCCTCCAGAAGCCCATTACTTTCACCAGCAAGACAAAGTACCACCTATGGATGTCGCTGTTCGAGGGAATGATGCCAATTGTCGTCGTGCACAGTTCCGTGCGAGTGCGAGCGCATGCATTGTCGTCCATCTGGACGCTGCTTGCGCAGTATGCTGGCCTGTTCGATGCGGAGGTGCTGAGCTCGCTGTTCAGTGGCATGGTGCGACCGATgctgacgacgctgctgacgcaCGTGCCTGGGGACATGGATGGAATGTCGACACCAATGTCTATCGGTACCAAGTATGACTGCTTTGACTATCGACTCCTCATTTACTTTGCGCTCAAGGGAATGCTGCTTGCATGCAAAGATCACGCTCAGTTGCTGGAGTTAGCGTGTAAGGTTCTCACTGAGCTTGTGGTATCGACCAAGATCACCTTGCGCATGCTCCGCAGCGGCTACGTGGACGAGGTACTGCGGGTGTTCTGCGACTTTGTCTGGGCTGCGCCGTCCTTGGCGACAATGGACGCATTGGACGGGCTGAGTAGCACCTCTGGCGCGTCGTCGTTCACGGATGCGGTGAACTATACAGAAAGGTTGTATCAGTGGATTCCGGCGGAGTCCCGGCACAGCAATCCGTTTGTCGTGAGCCTGGTGCGTGAGATTCAGCAGGTTGGCCTCGTCGATGTGATACACTTTGAGCGCACCGCTGACTGGGTGGAGCTGCATCAGACACCAGCGGCGTGCAACACCCCAGTGCacgtgtctctctccagACTGTCTGCCACCTCGGTGCAGTCAGCGAgtgcggcactgctgcagatTCGCTCTACCATCTTTGACTGCCTCACGCAGGGTCTCCTGGGTAAACTTCAGGGTCTGCTCAGCGCATGCGAGGCGGACCACAACGTTTGCCTTGAAGTGTCGGGCGCTATGCGCCACGTGTTGCTTGGTGTGAGCTTCTATTTCCTCGTCACCCGCGATGCCCGCGCTGTGGGGTTTCTCAAGTCCGTCATGGCCACATCGCACGAACTCGCAGTGGTGAACTCGCACGGCGTTGCGTCTCATACGGAGTCAGCGGTGCTTgcaactgctgctggagacgCCTCGGTAGGCGACGGCGCACCACAGAGCAGGTGCTCCTTCCCGGACATTGCCGCAATATCGCCGGCCTACATCACAACCTTTGCAAACCCAGTGCCGGAGATGCTGTTGCTGATTCCCTACGCATGTCTGTTGATCGAGTTCATTGCCGCGTTTGATCTTGGCGAGGCCGACATGAGCGTGGTGCGGAATGATTTGTGGGTTTACGTAGGTCGGTATTTGGATGAGCTGAAGCGAAGCCGGCTGACATGTATAGAGCTGCAGTCGGCGGCGCAAGCGGGCGTGcgggcggagctggaggtcACAggagccaccaccactccttcGACTCCTGCAAAGGAGGCAGTAAAAGAGTACAAGAGTTGCCATTTCTCCGACGTGTTCCGCTCCGCGCGTTACCCAATCGCTGCCCGCACCCACTACTTGACTGCCCAAAGTGACCCACCAATCCGCCAGCGCGTCTTCAGCGAATGGTGTTACCTTCTTCATATCTACGCTCTCAAATGCATCGCAATTCTTGGCGCCGGCTCTGTCTTGCTACAGACGTGTCCTACACGTGACTTGATCAATATCTTTCGAGTCATTCCCAGTGCATTGGAGGAGGCGGTAGGGAGTGTCTACTTCAACAGCTGCTGGGAGGAGATGAATTTGCACTGCAGCATGCCGCCTGAGTCGTGCGTGGAGTTGTGTGCACGGATTCTTGAGTCACGCATGTGA